One stretch of Prunus persica cultivar Lovell chromosome G1, Prunus_persica_NCBIv2, whole genome shotgun sequence DNA includes these proteins:
- the LOC109946856 gene encoding cyclic nucleotide-gated ion channel 1-like yields MAGQHPEDGDSIVFLSTTPGAFNTENANPTSQSGGLGPKKKWETKLLSASLWNKIIVISCVIGVSLDPLFFYIPFIDKEKKCLGMDKKLRNVALILRFLTDITFLVHIGYQTWEAGNKAYKGEDWQQTLKYNEIIPFAKRFAGYLSWLSFLTDLLAVLPVPQILVVVLFFKIKGPEYLGHRKVLNLFLLSQYLPRIFRIILSAKKLTKTGIWVKAIFNFFLYIIASHVLGAFWYFFSIQRETSCWHRACTNTTDYTGCMSTFYCDDRSTTLRNITFFNEHCGVEFPGDKQPFNYGIFLDSLKNDGNTGNIDFPTKLCFSFWWGLRNLSNFGTNLTTSNYVWENFFAILISVTGVLLFVYLIGNVQTFIQLTTTKSEEIRQKIKKREQVWGTWMEENRVPEDLKKEIMKNIHKKLGKDKDANLENLFNVLPWNTKKFLKRRLFFDILSEVKLLKDMDHKVLNMICDHATPVTFPEDKIIFQSGHPLDRMLFILEGTASTSIPTKQLVRGQTYGEELLMWASPNYKPRVNKLPTSTEIVKSRTKLEGFALSATDLVKVASKYRRLWNLNNDP; encoded by the exons ATGGCTGGACAGCATCCTGAAGATGGTGATTCGATCGTTTTCCTaag CACTACACCAGGGGCTTTCAATACGGAAAATGCTAATCCCACATCCCAAAGTGGAGGACTTGgaccaaagaaaaaatgggaaacaaaaCTTCTTTCAGCTTCACTGTGGAATAagataattgtaatttcatgTGTTATTGGAGTTTCCCTAGATCCCTTGTTCTTTTACATTCCATTCATcgataaggaaaagaaatgtcTTGGAATGGACAAAAAGTTGAGGAATGTGGCTCTTATTTTGCGATTTCTCACAGACATCACGTTCTTAGTGCATATTGGATATCAAACTTGGGAAGCTGGCAATAAGGCCTATAAGGGAGAAGATTGGCAACAAACGTTGAAATATAATGAGATAATTCCATTTGCTAAGAGGTTTGCTGGGTATTTGTCATGGCTCTCTTTCTTAACTGACCTTCTCGCTGTTCTTCCCGTGCCACAA ATTTTAGTAGTAGtgcttttcttcaaaattaaaGGGCCGGAATATTTGGGACACAGAAAGGTTTTGAACCTTTTTCTACTCAGTCAGTATTTGCCGAGAATTTTTCGAATTATCTTATCGGCCAAGAAACTTACAAAGACTGGAATATGGGTCAAAGccatattcaatttttttctgtaCATAATTGCGAGCcat GTACTTGGAGCCTTTTGGTATTTCTTTTCCATTCAACGAGAGACATCATGTTGGCACCGAGCTTGTACAAATACTACAGATTATACAGGATGCATGAGTACCTTTTATTGTGATGATCGCAGTACTACTTTAAGAAATATTACATTTTTCAATGAACATTGTGGTGTAGAATTTCCAGGGGACAAGCAGCCATTTAATTATGGAATATTTCTTGATTCCCTTAAGAATGATGGTAACACGGGGAATATAGATTTTCCAACCAAGTTATGCTTCTCTTTCTGGTGGGGCTTGAGAAATCTAAG CAACTTTGGCACGAATCTCACAACAAGTAATTATGTATGGGAAAACTTCTTTGCAATCCTTATTTCTGTCACTGGTGTGCTACTGTTTGTATATCTCATTGGAAATGTGCAG ACATTCATTCAGTTGACAACCACAAAATCGGAGGAAATAAggcaaaagattaaaaaaagagagcaaGTGTGGGGAACATGGATGGAGGAAAATCGTGTTCCTGAagatttgaagaaagaaatcatgaaaaacatacataaaaaattgggaaaagaCAAAGATGCCAATCTGGAGAATCTATTCAATGTTCTTCCCTGGAATACGAAAAAATTTCTGAAGCGTCGTCTTTTCTTCGATATTCTATCAGAA GTAAAACTCCTTAAGGATATGGATCACAAAGTGCTGAATATGATTTGCGACCATGCGACGCCAGTGACGTTCCCCGAAGATAAAATCATATTTCAAAGTGGGCACCCACTTGATCGCATGCTCTTCATTCTAGAAGGCACCGCCTCCACATCAATTCCCACCAAGCAACTTGTGAGAGGGCAGACTTATGGAGAAGAGCTTCTGATGTGGGCATCGCCCAACTACAAACCTAGGGTTAACAAGCTTCCTACCTCCACCGAAATTGTGAAATCTCGTACAAAACTAGAAGGCTTTGCTCTCTCAGCCACGGACTTGGTAAAAGTAGCCTCCAAATACCGACGCTTGTGGAACTTAAACAATGACCCTTGA